The proteins below come from a single Bombyx mori chromosome 7, ASM3026992v2 genomic window:
- the LOC101735684 gene encoding E3 ubiquitin-protein ligase TRAIP, producing MHILCTICSDLINQSESIYVTKCGHIFHHHCLIQWIERSKSCPQCRNKVTEKCMFRMYPTISNDVTSGEDSATLQSRLDDTQLQLRQQKSVCRDKEDKISDLIGELKKNEALLKSYEKKLVSRDSAMTAMREQMEYLKIQNKETVKLKEENETMKQNLQLLNGLNNILNATCEDVEKMLQGYTDVKTVAIFATALKRGLCESEAKKRESRDKLHAAKQQIAAEKLNVRDLQAKLLHAEDKLTDMERKYQALAKRKAGDMTEKCIDDKPAHAEAHSLKHMRPSLENVESLNTTNNTSIRTLVDRIENADSPYLSLKQSNLALTALQRAPKHALSLDRIKPSELAIINSARSTVSKKPLDNKSLSIFAKKEPVTLDPDVEMESSQNNICYDGLGGHSKLEIFPVPSNRPLKSCVPKVTPRHRLKRPASSGSQDIGKMIEKLMDK from the exons ATGCATATCCTCTGTACTATATGCAGCGACCTAATAAATCAATCTGAAAGTATATATGTGACAAAATGCGGTCACATATTTCATCATCACTGCCTTATACAGTGGATTGAAAG GTCAAAATCCTGCCCGCAATGCCGCAACAAAGTCACAGAGAAATGCATGTTCCGAATGTATCCTACAATATCAAATGATGTGACAAGCGGCGAAGACTCAGCTACTTTACAGTCTAGATTGGATGACACACAATTACAGCTCAGGCAACAAAAATCTGTGTGCAGAGATAAAGAGGACAAAATATCTGATTTAATAGGGGAGCTAAAAAAGAATGA AGCTCTATTAAAATCATATGAAAAGAAGTTGGTAAGCAGAGATTCTGCAATGACTGCTATGAGAGAACAAATGGAGTACCTcaaaattcaaaacaaagaGACAGTCAAGTTAAAagaggaaaatgaaacaatgaaGCAGAATTTACAATTGTTAAATGG tttaaataacatattaaatgCAACATGTGAAGACGTAGAGAAGATGCTCCAAGGATACACAGATGTTAAAACCGTTGCTATATTTGCTACAGCGCTTAAAAG AGGTCTCTGCGAGTCGGAAGCCAAGAAGCGCGAGTCGCGCGACAAGCTCCACGCAGCCAAGCAGCAGATCGCAGCCGAGAAGCTCAACGTAAGGGACTTGCAGGCCAAGTTGCT CCATGCAGAAGATAAACTGACGGACATGGAAAGGAAATATCAAGCACTGGCCAAAAGGAAAGCCGGAGATATGACCGAGAAATGTATTGATGACAAGCCGGCTCACGCGGAGGCGCACTCTCTCAAGCACATGCGGCCGAGCTTGGAGAACGTTGAATCTTTAAATACCACTAATAATACCAGCATT AGGACGTTAGTGGACCGTATAGAAAATGCAGATTCGCCGTATCTAAGTCTGAAACAAAGCAATCTGGCTCTAACTGCGTTGCAGAGGGCGCCGAAACATGCCCTATCCCTAGACAGGATCAAG CCATCGGAGTTAGCTATAATAAACTCAGCCAGAAGCACTGTCTCGAAGAAGCCATTAGACAATAAATCATTAAGCATATTTGCCAAAAAAGAGCCAGTAACGTTAGATCCAGATGTCGAGATGGAGTCCTCACAGAACAATATCTGCTATGATGGACTCGGAGGGCATTCTAAATTGGAAATATTTCCAGTTCCCAGTAATAGACCTCTGAAGAGCTGTGTGCCCAAAGTCACTCCCAGGCACCGATTAAAAAGACCAGCATCTTCGGGAAGTCAGGATATCGGCAAGATGATTGAGAAGTTAATGGACAAGTGA